A genomic segment from Peribacillus sp. ACCC06369 encodes:
- a CDS encoding amino acid ABC transporter permease, with product MNLEFDRIMPSLPYILEGIPTTLKVVAVAAVIGFVLGILLSILKISRIKPLNWIADFYTSIFRGTPLVLQLMLIYFGSPQILGIQIEAFQAAFLAFGLNSAAYISEIIRGGILAVDKGQREAALALGVPYSGMMLNIILPQAIKNILPSLVNELISLTKESAVVTIIGLGDIMRRSYIVGGETYKFFEPILFAGLIYYVMVMVLTILGKVIERRMRRSD from the coding sequence GTGAATCTTGAATTTGATAGGATTATGCCCTCCCTTCCATATATCTTGGAGGGAATACCGACTACATTAAAAGTTGTAGCGGTTGCGGCTGTAATCGGTTTTGTTTTGGGAATATTATTATCTATACTAAAAATCAGTAGAATCAAGCCCTTGAATTGGATTGCTGACTTCTATACATCCATTTTCCGCGGTACCCCTTTAGTGCTTCAATTAATGCTTATTTATTTTGGTTCACCACAAATATTAGGGATTCAAATCGAAGCATTCCAAGCAGCATTTTTAGCATTCGGGTTAAATTCTGCGGCATACATTTCCGAGATTATCAGGGGGGGGATTTTAGCGGTCGATAAAGGGCAACGCGAGGCAGCACTTGCACTTGGGGTTCCCTATTCAGGGATGATGCTCAATATTATCCTTCCGCAGGCCATCAAGAATATCCTGCCCTCCCTTGTGAACGAATTGATTTCCTTAACGAAGGAATCAGCGGTTGTCACAATCATTGGATTAGGGGATATCATGCGTCGTTCTTATATTGTCGGCGGTGAGACATATAAATTCTTCGAGCCGATTTTATTTGCCGGACTCATTTATTATGTGATGGTCATGGTTCTTACCATCTTAGGCAAAGTGATTGAAAGGAGAATGAGGCGCAGTGATTAA
- a CDS encoding transporter substrate-binding domain-containing protein codes for MKLKKQLALLLTSVLLVGILAACGTSEKEDKNTAGNEDKKVLVMGTSADYPPFEFVETSKSDEIKGFDIDIAKAIGKKLGYEVEVKDIDFNSLVPALENKSVDFVISGMTPTEKREQSVDFSDIYYTAKNMIITTEDSKIKTVEDLKGKTVGVQLASIQETLANDLNKSKDIGMKVEKRNRIPEVVQEMSTGRFDAVIMEDTVAKGYLKDNKDLVGHVIESGEQDAGSAIAFQKGSKLTDEFNTELKKMLENGEMEKLILKWFGGSETE; via the coding sequence ATGAAGTTGAAAAAGCAGTTAGCATTGTTGCTTACTTCTGTTTTATTAGTAGGTATTTTAGCGGCATGCGGAACATCAGAGAAAGAAGATAAGAACACAGCTGGCAACGAAGACAAAAAGGTCCTGGTAATGGGAACATCTGCGGATTATCCGCCATTTGAATTTGTTGAAACATCTAAAAGTGATGAAATAAAAGGATTCGACATTGATATCGCTAAAGCAATCGGTAAAAAATTAGGTTATGAGGTCGAAGTTAAAGACATTGACTTTAATAGTCTTGTGCCGGCTCTGGAAAATAAATCGGTCGATTTCGTTATCTCTGGAATGACTCCGACAGAAAAACGTGAGCAATCCGTTGATTTCAGTGATATATACTATACAGCTAAGAACATGATCATCACGACAGAGGACAGTAAGATCAAAACTGTTGAAGATTTAAAAGGGAAAACGGTAGGCGTACAGCTTGCATCCATTCAGGAGACATTGGCAAACGACTTGAATAAATCCAAAGATATCGGGATGAAAGTTGAAAAACGGAATCGTATTCCCGAAGTTGTTCAGGAAATGTCTACTGGACGTTTTGACGCCGTGATCATGGAAGATACTGTGGCAAAAGGCTATTTGAAAGATAACAAGGATTTGGTGGGCCATGTGATCGAGTCTGGTGAACAAGATGCCGGTTCGGCAATAGCTTTCCAAAAAGGAAGCAAGTTAACTGACGAATTCAATACCGAATTGAAAAAAATGTTAGAGAATGGCGAAATGGAAAAATTAATACTAAAATGGTTCGGTGGCAGTGAAACTGAATAA
- a CDS encoding BrxA/BrxB family bacilliredoxin — translation MNMDFNFLMNDVVKQARDEIKTAGYTELTTPEEVEEVFAQKGTTLVMVNSVCGCAGGIARPAAAHAIHNDKRPNQLVTVFAGQDKEATERARDYFEGYPPSSPSFALLKDGKIVTMVERHEIEGHHPMSVVEKLQDYFDQYCEEV, via the coding sequence ATGAATATGGATTTTAATTTTTTAATGAACGACGTAGTCAAACAGGCTCGCGATGAGATTAAGACTGCTGGATATACAGAATTGACCACTCCCGAGGAAGTAGAAGAAGTATTTGCACAAAAAGGAACGACGCTTGTTATGGTCAACTCCGTTTGTGGCTGCGCCGGGGGTATAGCTAGACCTGCAGCGGCTCATGCGATTCATAATGATAAACGCCCAAATCAGCTTGTTACTGTTTTTGCTGGACAAGATAAAGAGGCAACGGAGAGAGCACGTGATTATTTCGAAGGGTATCCGCCGTCATCCCCATCATTTGCATTGTTGAAAGATGGGAAAATCGTCACTATGGTAGAACGCCATGAAATTGAAGGTCACCACCCGATGTCCGTAGTTGAAAAATTGCAAGACTACTTCGACCAATATTGCGAAGAAGTGTAA
- the meaB gene encoding methylmalonyl Co-A mutase-associated GTPase MeaB — MSEDKKPEWVDDNNQEGFASSLKPGVELAASHNKASKSKFVKRQNVNVPIHELKEGIIKGDRARLAKGITLIESNASHHFDPAQELLHAILPHTGNSIRIGISGVPGAGKSTFIETFGTYLCERGHKVAVLAVDPSSSINGGSILGDKTRMEELARNPHAFIRPSPSEGTLGGVHRKTRETMLLCEAAGFDVILIETVGVGQSEAIVRSMVDFFMLLVLTGAGDELQGMKKGIMELVDGIVVNKADGENIPLAIRTKSEYSRILHFLQPATKGWAGKAYTCSAITGKGIPELWDVLNEFSDRTKESGVFQERRRMQSKEWLYSLMDHQLKTMFYKNETVKGLLPILENQVMSGNKTVTAAVKQAFQSFTDTFKPN; from the coding sequence ATGAGTGAAGACAAGAAGCCGGAATGGGTCGATGATAACAATCAGGAAGGTTTTGCTTCATCATTAAAGCCAGGTGTAGAATTAGCAGCCAGCCATAACAAAGCTTCAAAAAGCAAATTCGTCAAAAGACAAAATGTAAACGTACCGATCCATGAACTTAAGGAGGGAATCATAAAAGGGGACAGGGCCAGGCTTGCTAAAGGGATTACACTGATTGAAAGCAATGCATCCCACCACTTCGATCCTGCACAGGAATTATTGCATGCCATCCTTCCTCATACCGGGAACTCGATTCGAATCGGGATTTCCGGAGTGCCTGGTGCTGGAAAAAGTACGTTTATCGAGACCTTCGGAACCTACTTATGTGAAAGGGGTCATAAGGTTGCTGTCCTAGCCGTTGATCCAAGCTCTTCGATAAATGGGGGAAGTATACTAGGCGATAAGACGAGGATGGAGGAGCTGGCAAGAAACCCCCATGCCTTCATACGGCCCTCACCATCCGAAGGCACCTTAGGAGGAGTTCACCGTAAAACGAGGGAAACGATGTTGCTTTGTGAAGCGGCAGGATTTGATGTCATACTGATAGAAACAGTTGGTGTGGGTCAGAGTGAAGCTATAGTACGAAGCATGGTCGACTTCTTCATGCTCCTTGTACTAACAGGTGCCGGGGATGAATTACAGGGGATGAAAAAAGGGATCATGGAACTTGTGGACGGAATTGTGGTCAATAAAGCGGATGGAGAGAACATTCCGCTGGCGATTAGGACAAAGTCCGAATATAGCAGAATCTTGCACTTCCTTCAGCCAGCAACAAAGGGATGGGCAGGAAAGGCATATACTTGTTCTGCCATAACCGGTAAAGGAATTCCTGAGCTTTGGGATGTATTGAATGAATTTTCCGATAGGACCAAGGAATCGGGTGTTTTCCAGGAACGGAGAAGAATGCAATCTAAGGAATGGCTTTATTCATTAATGGATCACCAGCTTAAAACGATGTTCTATAAAAATGAAACCGTCAAAGGTCTTCTCCCTATACTCGAGAATCAAGTGATGTCAGGGAATAAAACGGTCACTGCTGCTGTTAAGCAGGCGTTTCAATCTTTTACTGATACGTTTAAGCCGAATTAA
- the scpA gene encoding methylmalonyl-CoA mutase, with amino-acid sequence MKKPNFSAINPAKAEIKGTVEAWKKEAEKAVGENIDDLLFETNEQIKVKPLYVKEDNRNLEHMESVPGIAPFTRGPYPSMYVNRPWTVRQYAGFSTAEESNAFYRRNLAMGQKGLSVAFDLATHRGYDSDHPRVVGDVGKAGVAIDSILDMKILFNGIPLDQMSVSMTMNGAVLPILAFYIVTAEEQGVTQDKLSGTIQNDILKEYMVRNTYIYPPEMSMKIIADIFEYTSRYMPKFNSISISGYHLQEAGAPADIELAYTLADGLEYARTGMKAGIDIDKFAPRLSFFWAVGMNYFMEVAKMRAARFIWSKLMKQFEPKNNKAMALRTHSQTSGWSLSEQDPFNNVARTLIEAHAAALGHTQSLHTNALDEAIALPTDFSARIARNTQLYLQEETGITKVIDPWAGSYYVESLTNELIERAWAHIEEIEGLGGMAKAIETGVPKMRIEEAAAKRQAKIDSQDETIVGVNKYRLKKEDPIEILEIDNTAVRESQLKRLGELKAKRDQAKVDEALQALFLAARTGEGNLLELAVQATRVRASLGEISDAIEEVAGRHKATIRSISGVYSSAYSKEAEIEEVVRMTEEFLENEGRRPRLLMAKMGQDGHDRGAKVVGTGFADLGYDVDIGPLFQTPEETALQAVENDVHVVGMSSLAAGHKTLLPQLMSELKKLGREDIIVIVGGVIPAQDYEYLMENGASAIFGPGTVIPQAAKKVLQEIYNRLGYEEVAQ; translated from the coding sequence ATGAAAAAACCGAATTTTTCTGCTATAAATCCTGCCAAGGCTGAGATTAAAGGGACGGTAGAAGCATGGAAAAAAGAAGCCGAAAAAGCCGTTGGGGAAAATATCGATGATCTTCTGTTTGAAACCAATGAACAAATAAAAGTCAAACCGCTTTATGTTAAAGAAGATAATCGCAATTTGGAGCATATGGAGAGTGTACCAGGCATCGCTCCGTTTACAAGGGGGCCCTATCCTTCGATGTATGTCAACCGTCCTTGGACAGTTCGTCAGTATGCAGGTTTTTCTACTGCTGAGGAATCGAATGCGTTTTACAGACGTAATCTCGCAATGGGGCAAAAAGGGCTCTCAGTTGCCTTTGATTTAGCCACACACCGTGGTTATGACTCTGATCATCCGCGAGTTGTCGGTGATGTGGGGAAAGCGGGAGTTGCCATTGATTCCATTCTAGATATGAAAATCCTGTTCAACGGTATTCCGCTAGATCAGATGTCCGTGTCAATGACCATGAACGGGGCGGTATTACCCATTCTGGCATTTTATATCGTGACAGCTGAAGAACAAGGCGTTACACAGGATAAACTTTCAGGCACGATTCAAAATGACATTTTAAAGGAGTATATGGTTCGGAATACGTATATCTACCCACCTGAAATGTCCATGAAAATCATAGCCGATATATTCGAGTATACATCGAGATATATGCCCAAATTCAATTCCATTTCCATTTCCGGTTATCATCTGCAAGAAGCGGGTGCGCCGGCGGATATCGAACTTGCCTATACGTTGGCTGATGGGCTTGAGTATGCACGTACCGGAATGAAAGCAGGTATTGATATCGATAAATTTGCACCACGACTGTCATTCTTCTGGGCTGTAGGTATGAACTATTTCATGGAAGTGGCGAAAATGAGGGCGGCTCGTTTCATCTGGTCAAAACTGATGAAGCAATTCGAACCGAAAAATAATAAAGCGATGGCATTGAGGACTCATTCCCAAACCTCGGGTTGGAGCCTCTCCGAGCAGGATCCGTTTAATAATGTCGCAAGGACCCTGATTGAAGCGCATGCGGCCGCACTTGGACATACACAGTCCTTGCATACGAACGCATTGGATGAGGCCATTGCACTCCCAACTGATTTTTCGGCCCGCATTGCACGCAACACACAGCTTTATCTGCAGGAGGAAACCGGGATCACAAAGGTAATCGATCCATGGGCGGGTTCCTACTATGTAGAATCGCTCACAAATGAATTAATCGAACGCGCTTGGGCTCACATAGAAGAAATCGAAGGACTTGGAGGAATGGCAAAGGCAATTGAAACCGGCGTTCCAAAAATGAGAATCGAGGAAGCGGCTGCAAAGCGTCAAGCTAAAATCGATTCTCAAGATGAAACGATCGTCGGCGTCAATAAATATCGTTTGAAAAAAGAAGATCCGATTGAAATACTGGAGATTGATAATACTGCAGTTCGCGAGAGTCAGCTTAAGCGTTTGGGCGAATTAAAAGCGAAACGTGATCAGGCAAAGGTGGATGAAGCCCTTCAGGCGCTATTCTTGGCTGCTAGAACGGGTGAAGGCAACCTACTGGAATTGGCTGTTCAAGCTACAAGAGTACGTGCTTCACTAGGTGAAATCTCCGATGCAATCGAAGAGGTGGCTGGACGTCACAAAGCAACCATCCGTTCAATAAGCGGCGTATACAGCTCAGCATACTCAAAAGAAGCGGAAATTGAGGAAGTCGTCCGCATGACGGAAGAGTTCCTTGAAAATGAAGGAAGAAGGCCGCGTTTGTTAATGGCTAAAATGGGTCAGGATGGTCATGATCGCGGAGCTAAAGTAGTCGGAACGGGTTTTGCGGATTTAGGCTATGATGTCGATATCGGTCCATTATTCCAAACACCGGAAGAAACTGCCTTACAGGCCGTGGAAAATGATGTGCATGTAGTCGGAATGAGTTCGCTTGCTGCCGGCCATAAAACATTATTGCCGCAGCTTATGTCGGAACTGAAGAAATTGGGCCGTGAAGACATTATCGTGATCGTCGGTGGCGTCATACCTGCACAGGATTATGAGTACTTAATGGAAAATGGCGCTTCAGCCATTTTCGGACCTGGTACTGTCATTCCCCAGGCAGCGAAAAAAGTACTTCAGGAAATATACAATCGCCTTGGATATGAGGAAGTGGCCCAATAA
- a CDS encoding methylmalonyl-CoA mutase family protein produces MKNITFPRPSFEEWKEAAEASLKGKSIEKLKTNTYEGITLYPLYTEKADSTVNVSELPGFFPFTRGTSPMGYYEKPWLVVQPVSGITAEEANEKMKASFKRGQNVVAYPARLLAEGARAEKLFKDIPLKEIPIFIDLKGKQKGLFPQFKAIAESQNAQLTGVVAEDPIAEWLIGGQLPEDTENYFADWMKTIQDYQKIGRDLKTVLINTAVYHNGGANAVQEIAYGLSAAVQYLLEGQKQGLSISSVSERIVFSFAVDSNYFMSIAKLRAARRLWAGLAEAFDTAQDHFKMAIHAVTSELTETLYDQYVNILRTTNQAFAAAIGGIQYLQIHPFTHATGEADDFSERIARNTHLILKEETNITTVVDPAGGSWYVEQLTDELAEKAWANFLEIDEAGGILELIKQGTLQKEIAEVYQGRVQNAAFRKERIIGTNVYPNPADKIKTPTQDNQVSYMKVEKPVGITPISRNRVSIQFEQIRQRSETYKEISGTAPTIGLINLKNLKSYKPRADFVKSLAAAGGIETLGSNGCQTIKDAVDYVAATKLPVYCVCGSDGDYSELAPITIKEIKKQFPEINIYIAGKQQEELEITLSEAGVKDFIHVKTNAIAILLEFLQKLGVN; encoded by the coding sequence GTGAAAAACATAACCTTTCCTAGGCCTTCTTTTGAAGAGTGGAAAGAAGCTGCGGAAGCCAGTTTAAAAGGAAAAAGTATTGAAAAGTTAAAAACGAATACATATGAGGGCATCACGTTATATCCGCTCTATACAGAAAAGGCGGATTCGACAGTAAATGTATCTGAATTGCCAGGATTCTTCCCTTTCACCCGAGGAACGTCCCCAATGGGTTATTATGAAAAACCTTGGCTTGTCGTTCAACCTGTAAGCGGTATCACGGCAGAAGAGGCAAATGAAAAGATGAAGGCCTCATTCAAGCGCGGTCAAAATGTTGTGGCATACCCTGCACGATTGCTTGCTGAGGGGGCAAGGGCTGAAAAGTTGTTTAAGGATATCCCATTAAAGGAAATCCCGATTTTCATTGACCTTAAGGGGAAACAAAAAGGATTATTCCCGCAGTTCAAAGCTATTGCCGAATCGCAAAATGCCCAATTGACAGGTGTAGTTGCAGAAGATCCCATTGCAGAATGGCTCATTGGCGGACAGCTGCCAGAAGATACGGAAAACTATTTTGCAGACTGGATGAAGACGATCCAAGATTATCAGAAGATAGGCCGGGATTTAAAGACAGTTTTGATTAATACGGCAGTTTATCATAATGGAGGGGCTAATGCCGTTCAAGAAATAGCGTACGGATTATCCGCAGCCGTCCAATATCTATTGGAAGGGCAAAAACAAGGGCTTTCTATTTCTTCAGTATCCGAAAGAATAGTATTTTCGTTTGCAGTGGATTCCAATTACTTCATGTCCATCGCTAAACTGAGGGCTGCCAGGAGGCTTTGGGCAGGTCTTGCTGAAGCCTTCGATACAGCTCAGGACCATTTTAAAATGGCCATACATGCTGTTACTTCCGAATTGACAGAAACGCTATATGATCAGTACGTCAATATTCTTCGGACCACAAACCAAGCTTTCGCTGCAGCTATTGGAGGCATTCAATACCTTCAAATTCATCCATTTACTCACGCAACTGGTGAAGCTGATGATTTTTCAGAAAGAATCGCCCGCAACACTCACCTGATATTAAAAGAAGAAACAAATATCACGACAGTGGTCGATCCTGCTGGCGGTTCATGGTATGTTGAGCAATTAACGGATGAATTGGCTGAAAAGGCTTGGGCGAACTTCCTTGAAATCGATGAAGCTGGGGGGATTTTAGAGCTAATTAAGCAAGGCACCCTGCAGAAAGAAATAGCCGAAGTTTACCAAGGCAGAGTTCAAAATGCGGCTTTCAGAAAAGAAAGAATCATCGGAACGAATGTATATCCGAATCCAGCGGATAAGATTAAAACTCCGACACAGGATAACCAAGTGTCATATATGAAAGTCGAGAAACCGGTTGGCATTACGCCAATTTCCAGGAATCGGGTATCCATTCAGTTCGAACAGATAAGACAACGCAGTGAAACGTATAAAGAAATAAGTGGAACGGCTCCAACGATTGGTTTAATTAACTTGAAAAATCTTAAATCCTATAAACCCCGTGCAGATTTCGTTAAAAGTCTGGCTGCAGCAGGAGGTATTGAAACACTCGGTAGTAATGGGTGTCAAACCATTAAGGACGCAGTTGATTACGTAGCTGCCACCAAGCTCCCTGTTTATTGTGTTTGCGGCAGTGATGGTGACTACTCGGAATTAGCGCCAATCACCATTAAAGAAATCAAAAAGCAATTCCCGGAAATCAATATTTATATAGCTGGCAAGCAGCAAGAAGAATTGGAAATTACACTAAGTGAAGCCGGAGTCAAAGATTTTATCCATGTTAAAACGAATGCAATAGCCATTTTATTGGAATTTTTGCAGAAGCTAGGGGTGAACTGA
- a CDS encoding dihydrolipoamide acetyltransferase family protein, with translation MAMELMKMPQLGESVTEGTISKWLVKPGDHVTKYDPLAEVMTDKVNAEVPSSFTGIIKELKAEENQTLAVGEVICSIEVEAAKTDNDNAGQAVSRSEENVDAPVTKNVQQAGEPSRKARFSPAVLKLSQEHGIDLSKVKGTGNEGRITRKDLLKLVESGTLPKADEPSAISDSAHEENTPPINRQTSAVTTNVPTAIGDKEIPVTGIRKAIASNMLKSKHEIPHAWTMVEVDASNMVKLRDNLKSGFKQKEGYNLTYFAFFVKAIAQALTEFPELNSMWAGDKIIQKKEINISIAVATEDALFVPVIKNADEKSIKGIAREIQELASKVKAGKLKAEDMQGGTFTVNNTGSFGSVQSMGIINYPQAAILQVETIVKRPVVINDMIAVRDMVNLCLSLDHRVLDGLVCGRFLARVKEIIEKISKDNTSIY, from the coding sequence ATGGCAATGGAATTAATGAAGATGCCTCAACTAGGCGAAAGTGTCACAGAGGGAACCATCAGTAAATGGCTTGTAAAGCCTGGGGATCATGTCACGAAATACGATCCGCTAGCTGAAGTGATGACGGATAAAGTAAATGCTGAGGTTCCTTCTTCCTTCACCGGCATCATCAAGGAATTGAAAGCGGAAGAGAATCAAACGTTGGCAGTCGGGGAAGTCATTTGCTCGATTGAAGTTGAAGCGGCAAAGACGGATAACGACAACGCAGGCCAAGCTGTTTCTCGTAGCGAGGAAAATGTTGATGCACCTGTTACAAAAAATGTGCAGCAAGCAGGTGAACCATCAAGGAAAGCTCGCTTTTCACCTGCCGTGTTAAAACTTTCCCAGGAGCATGGGATCGACCTTTCAAAAGTGAAAGGAACGGGGAATGAGGGACGGATCACCCGTAAAGACCTATTGAAACTTGTTGAATCCGGTACTCTTCCTAAGGCGGATGAACCTTCGGCAATATCCGATTCGGCTCATGAAGAGAACACGCCTCCAATTAATCGTCAAACTAGTGCAGTGACTACTAACGTGCCGACTGCTATTGGTGACAAGGAAATACCTGTTACGGGTATCCGTAAGGCAATTGCATCCAATATGTTAAAAAGTAAGCACGAAATTCCGCATGCATGGACGATGGTGGAAGTCGACGCAAGCAATATGGTGAAGTTGCGTGATAATCTCAAGTCCGGCTTTAAACAAAAAGAAGGCTATAATTTAACTTACTTTGCCTTTTTTGTAAAAGCGATTGCTCAAGCCCTTACGGAATTTCCAGAGCTCAATTCAATGTGGGCTGGCGATAAAATCATACAAAAGAAAGAAATCAATATTTCTATAGCCGTTGCAACTGAAGATGCCTTATTTGTACCTGTCATAAAAAATGCAGATGAAAAATCAATCAAAGGTATAGCAAGGGAGATACAGGAACTCGCATCCAAAGTGAAGGCGGGTAAGTTAAAAGCAGAGGATATGCAAGGTGGCACGTTCACTGTCAATAACACTGGCTCATTCGGTTCAGTCCAGTCCATGGGAATCATCAATTATCCACAGGCCGCCATTTTACAAGTTGAAACGATCGTAAAACGTCCAGTGGTCATAAATGACATGATTGCAGTTCGGGATATGGTGAATCTCTGTTTATCACTTGATCATCGTGTTTTGGATGGACTGGTATGCGGACGTTTCCTCGCAAGGGTTAAAGAAATCATCGAAAAGATTTCCAAAGACAACACTTCCATATACTAA
- a CDS encoding alpha-ketoacid dehydrogenase subunit beta — protein sequence MPVISYIDAVTMAMREEMERDSRVFVLGEDVGKKGGVFKATNGLYDQFGEARVIDTPLAESAIAGVGIGAAMYGLRPIAEMQFADFIMPAINQIVSEAAKIRYRSNNDWSCPMVIRAPYGGGIHGALYHSQSVEAVFANQPGLKIVMPSTPYDVKGLLKAAIRDEDPVLFFEHKRAYRLIKGEVPTEDYVLPIGKADVKRKGEDITVISYGLCVHFALQAAEKLAADGISAHVLDLRTVYPLDKDAIIEAASKTGKVLLVTEDNKEGSIMSEVAAIIAENCLFDLDAPIKRLAGPDVPAMPYAPTMEKHFMVNPDKVEKAMRELAEY from the coding sequence ATGCCAGTGATTTCTTATATAGATGCCGTGACAATGGCAATGAGGGAAGAGATGGAACGTGATTCCCGTGTATTCGTATTGGGAGAGGATGTTGGAAAAAAAGGTGGGGTCTTTAAAGCCACTAACGGTTTATACGACCAATTTGGTGAAGCCAGGGTCATCGATACACCGCTCGCTGAATCTGCAATTGCTGGAGTGGGAATTGGAGCCGCCATGTACGGGCTTCGGCCAATAGCTGAAATGCAATTTGCTGATTTCATCATGCCTGCCATTAACCAAATTGTTTCAGAGGCAGCTAAAATTAGATACCGTTCTAATAATGACTGGAGCTGTCCTATGGTAATCCGTGCTCCTTATGGAGGAGGGATTCATGGAGCTCTTTATCATTCGCAATCGGTTGAAGCGGTTTTTGCTAATCAGCCGGGCTTGAAAATTGTGATGCCTTCCACTCCATATGATGTCAAGGGGTTGCTTAAAGCTGCCATTCGTGATGAAGATCCAGTTCTTTTCTTTGAACATAAACGCGCATACCGCTTGATTAAGGGTGAGGTACCCACTGAAGATTATGTACTTCCAATCGGTAAGGCGGATGTGAAAAGGAAAGGGGAAGACATTACTGTCATATCCTATGGCCTTTGCGTGCATTTTGCTCTCCAGGCAGCAGAAAAATTAGCTGCAGATGGAATCTCTGCACATGTTCTTGACCTTCGCACCGTCTACCCTTTAGATAAGGATGCTATCATAGAAGCAGCTTCTAAAACAGGGAAAGTTTTACTGGTTACGGAGGATAATAAAGAAGGAAGCATTATGAGTGAGGTCGCAGCCATCATTGCCGAGAATTGCCTTTTTGATTTGGATGCCCCTATAAAACGATTGGCCGGACCTGATGTACCTGCCATGCCATATGCGCCTACGATGGAAAAACATTTTATGGTGAACCCTGATAAAGTGGAAAAAGCGATGAGGGAATTGGCCGAGTATTAA
- a CDS encoding thiamine pyrophosphate-dependent dehydrogenase E1 component subunit alpha, with the protein MVEKRHEQLGLNEETVLDMYRTMLLSRRIDERMWLLNRSGKIPFVISCQGQEAAQVGAAFALDRQKDYVLPYYRDVGVVLTFGMTAKDLMLSGFAKEEDPNSGGRQMPGHFGQKKNRIVTGSSPVTTQVPHAVGIALAGKMESKDLVTFVTFGEGSSNQGDFHEGANFAGVHKLPVIFMCENNKYAISVPISKQLSCENVSDRAIGYGMPGITVDGNDPLEVYAAVKEAADRARRGEGPTLVETVSYRLTPHSSDDDDRSYRTADEVAEAKTKDSIITFGAYLKEAGIMDDDLEKQMNDEVMKIVNEATDYAENAPYPKAESAMNHVYAQK; encoded by the coding sequence ATGGTAGAAAAACGTCATGAACAATTAGGCTTAAATGAGGAAACTGTTTTAGATATGTACCGGACAATGCTTTTGTCCCGCAGGATTGATGAGCGTATGTGGCTTTTAAACCGTTCCGGGAAAATTCCCTTCGTGATTTCCTGCCAGGGGCAAGAAGCTGCGCAGGTTGGGGCAGCGTTTGCGCTGGATCGGCAAAAGGATTATGTACTTCCTTATTATCGGGATGTAGGTGTGGTACTTACCTTCGGAATGACAGCAAAAGACTTGATGCTTTCAGGTTTTGCGAAAGAGGAAGATCCCAATTCAGGCGGACGCCAAATGCCTGGCCATTTCGGTCAAAAGAAAAATAGGATCGTCACTGGTTCATCACCTGTAACGACACAGGTCCCGCATGCAGTTGGAATTGCCCTTGCTGGGAAGATGGAAAGCAAGGATTTAGTAACATTCGTTACGTTTGGTGAAGGTTCATCCAATCAGGGCGATTTTCATGAAGGGGCCAACTTTGCAGGTGTACATAAGCTGCCGGTCATTTTCATGTGTGAAAATAATAAATATGCGATTTCCGTTCCTATTTCGAAACAACTATCATGTGAGAATGTTTCCGACAGGGCGATTGGCTATGGGATGCCTGGAATAACGGTGGATGGCAATGATCCATTGGAAGTGTATGCAGCAGTGAAAGAAGCGGCTGACCGTGCACGAAGGGGAGAGGGGCCTACCCTTGTAGAAACCGTCTCATATAGGCTCACTCCTCATTCAAGTGATGATGATGACCGAAGCTACCGGACAGCGGACGAAGTGGCCGAAGCCAAAACGAAGGATTCCATAATAACATTTGGAGCGTATTTAAAAGAAGCGGGAATCATGGATGATGATCTTGAGAAACAAATGAATGATGAAGTCATGAAGATAGTCAACGAAGCAACTGATTATGCTGAAAATGCTCCATATCCGAAGGCTGAAAGTGCTATGAATCATGTGTATGCACAAAAGTAA